One genomic window of Actinoplanes lobatus includes the following:
- a CDS encoding sensor histidine kinase has translation MDNQNSTGGMMATDSVSDPGAALECQAHDTQIGTEQLLALIDNTSAVIYIHDQDGRYVLINREYERRFGVRREDIVGLTDHDLFPPHVADAFRANDRLALQVGGPVQVEETAPGPDGPHTYITVKVPLMDGAGHACAVAGISTDITERKRAEEEVRRLNTELEQRVRELEVLTNELDTFAYSVSHDLRGPLGSVAGLAEILIEDHTDRLDEEAQSYLRRIHDNAARMSQLTDDLLRLSGVTRSELRRERVDLSRLAHAALADLRDADPRREVNASIADGLVCTGDTHLIQLALNNLISNAWKFTGGRPDARIEVGATRLDGEEVFFVRDNGAGFSMGDVDGLFQPFQRLHAASDFAGHGVGLSIVHRVLSRHGGRIWADSAPGAGATFYFTLTDRHAEPQP, from the coding sequence ATGGACAACCAGAACTCGACCGGGGGGATGATGGCAACCGATTCCGTGTCCGATCCGGGTGCGGCGCTCGAGTGCCAAGCACACGATACGCAGATCGGAACAGAGCAGTTGCTCGCGCTGATCGACAACACATCGGCTGTCATATACATACATGACCAGGACGGCCGGTACGTGCTCATCAATCGCGAGTACGAGCGGCGGTTCGGTGTTCGGCGTGAAGACATCGTCGGGCTCACCGACCACGACCTGTTTCCCCCGCACGTGGCCGATGCCTTCCGGGCCAATGACCGGCTCGCGCTCCAGGTCGGCGGCCCGGTGCAGGTGGAGGAGACCGCCCCTGGACCGGACGGGCCGCACACCTACATCACGGTCAAGGTCCCCTTGATGGACGGCGCGGGGCACGCCTGTGCCGTCGCGGGCATCTCCACCGACATCACCGAGCGCAAACGAGCCGAGGAGGAGGTACGCAGGCTCAACACCGAGTTGGAGCAGCGGGTACGAGAACTCGAGGTATTGACCAATGAGCTTGATACATTCGCATACTCGGTGTCGCATGACCTGCGGGGCCCGCTGGGATCAGTGGCCGGCCTTGCCGAGATCCTGATCGAGGACCACACCGACCGGCTGGACGAGGAGGCGCAGAGCTACCTGCGCCGCATCCACGACAACGCCGCGCGCATGTCCCAACTCACCGACGACCTGTTGCGCCTTTCCGGCGTCACGCGTTCGGAACTGCGCCGCGAGCGCGTCGATCTCAGTCGACTGGCACATGCGGCTCTGGCGGACCTGCGTGACGCCGACCCGCGTCGCGAAGTGAATGCGTCGATCGCCGACGGCCTGGTCTGCACGGGCGACACGCACCTCATTCAGCTCGCCCTGAACAACCTGATCTCCAACGCGTGGAAATTCACCGGCGGGCGTCCGGACGCCCGGATCGAGGTCGGGGCCACGCGACTGGACGGGGAAGAGGTCTTCTTCGTGCGCGACAACGGTGCCGGTTTCAGCATGGGCGACGTCGACGGGCTCTTCCAGCCGTTCCAGCGACTGCACGCTGCCAGCGACTTCGCCGGCCACGGCGTCGGTTTGTCGATCGTTCACCGCGTCCTGTCCCGGCACGGCGGCCGCATCTGGGCCGACAGTGCGCCGGGGGCGGGTGCCACCTTCTACTTCACCCTGACCGACCGGCACGCGGAGCCGCAACCATGA
- a CDS encoding SMI1/KNR4 family protein encodes MRIVAHPQTNPPRVNGRARSGCLVTNSEFLCRVRRSLVARTTPRPRRPVDEPGAAAGVGMVIGMLDGLDELCAGDRHRGWDFVRAMTAAFGYPVVEGDGVDAALLQVGEDRIGFTLSAALREAYLLFGRRRDLTATQDSLVPPQSLRVDSDGVLVFRVEAQGCASWGVSGHVIHQDDPPVVLNIGDGWVPYSDRLSLALVEMVMSEAMLSADEHHFDDRELDDTANALVTAVFERLPLPVFPFWAGMDGPGVRWFAGPDVLLRNHGDTWLSVHGRTPAAVQAVRERLPGEWQTVPDDEDDEEFED; translated from the coding sequence ATGCGGATCGTCGCGCATCCGCAAACGAATCCACCGCGCGTGAACGGCAGGGCAAGATCTGGCTGCCTGGTCACCAACAGCGAGTTCCTCTGCCGGGTGCGGAGGTCGCTCGTTGCGCGCACCACGCCTCGACCTCGGCGGCCCGTCGACGAACCGGGAGCAGCGGCTGGCGTCGGTATGGTGATCGGCATGCTCGACGGTCTCGACGAATTGTGTGCAGGCGATCGGCACCGGGGGTGGGATTTCGTCCGGGCGATGACCGCGGCCTTCGGCTACCCGGTGGTCGAAGGAGATGGCGTCGACGCAGCCCTGCTACAGGTGGGCGAGGACCGGATCGGCTTCACGCTGTCGGCCGCATTGCGTGAGGCCTATCTGTTGTTCGGCCGTCGGAGGGACCTGACCGCCACTCAGGACAGCCTGGTGCCGCCGCAAAGCCTTCGGGTCGACTCCGATGGCGTCCTGGTTTTCCGGGTGGAGGCCCAGGGCTGCGCGTCGTGGGGCGTGTCCGGCCACGTCATCCATCAGGACGACCCTCCGGTCGTGCTGAACATCGGAGACGGCTGGGTTCCCTACTCGGACCGGCTCTCGCTGGCGCTCGTCGAGATGGTGATGTCGGAGGCGATGCTCTCCGCGGACGAACACCACTTCGACGACCGGGAGCTGGACGACACCGCGAACGCGCTGGTGACTGCCGTGTTCGAGCGCCTTCCGCTGCCGGTCTTCCCCTTCTGGGCCGGGATGGACGGGCCAGGAGTCCGCTGGTTCGCCGGACCTGATGTGCTGCTGCGGAACCACGGAGACACGTGGCTGTCGGTCCATGGCCGAACACCGGCAGCGGTGCAGGCGGTGCGGGAGCGGCTGCCGGGCGAGTGGCAGACGGTCCCGGACGACGAGGACGACGAGGAGTTCGAAGACTGA
- a CDS encoding response regulator transcription factor translates to MTIRVLIADDQGIVRAGLSTILNGQPGLEVVGQAADGRTAVALATFATRGPASTPAQPVDALTDREEDVLAEVALGRTNAEIARDLHISMSTVKFHLTGLMTKLGARNRVELAIWAYQTHRVT, encoded by the coding sequence ATGACCATCCGCGTCCTCATCGCCGACGACCAGGGCATCGTACGGGCGGGGCTGTCGACGATCCTCAACGGTCAGCCCGGCCTCGAGGTTGTCGGGCAGGCGGCTGACGGACGTACGGCCGTCGCGCTCGCCACGTTCGCCACCCGCGGCCCTGCCAGCACACCGGCCCAGCCCGTTGACGCCCTGACCGACCGGGAGGAAGACGTACTGGCTGAAGTCGCGCTCGGCAGGACGAACGCCGAGATCGCCCGTGACCTGCACATCAGCATGAGTACGGTCAAGTTCCATCTCACCGGTCTCATGACCAAACTCGGCGCCCGCAACCGCGTCGAACTCGCCATCTGGGCTTACCAGACCCACCGCGTCACGTGA
- a CDS encoding sensor histidine kinase yields the protein MWNAATTLRAARRRDWSLAAPVLAVLVFDAAFRDLTWPPVAVAFGCGLALATLVRRTCPLAAVVFAFGGFAVLDLAAYVVGTEPVVLNSGWVVLVLAYSLLRWRAGRDAVIGMAVIAVGLAVIVSVDFPGIAETTAGIAIVLLAAALGASMRYRSIAREQLIVQAKLQEREQLARELHDTVAHHVSAIAIQAQAGLFLARSSSLSGATEALETINREAARTLAEMRTMVSALRDHRQRPPLLPRHRIADIEALAADSTEALSIGVELHGDLTNLPPAVEGALYRVTQESITNAQRHAQQATRVRVEVTGSTTDVQLTVSDDGAGIASAAGPSGFGLVGMTERIALLGGTLTAGPHPDRGWTVRAVLPRRGAAT from the coding sequence GTGTGGAACGCTGCGACGACGTTGCGAGCCGCCAGGCGGCGCGACTGGAGCCTCGCCGCACCGGTGCTGGCCGTGCTGGTGTTCGACGCCGCCTTCCGGGACCTGACCTGGCCTCCGGTGGCCGTCGCATTCGGATGTGGCCTGGCGCTCGCGACCCTGGTCCGGCGGACCTGTCCCCTGGCGGCGGTGGTGTTCGCTTTCGGAGGGTTCGCGGTCCTCGATCTCGCCGCGTACGTCGTGGGCACCGAACCCGTGGTCCTGAACAGCGGATGGGTGGTGCTCGTCCTGGCCTACTCCCTACTGCGCTGGCGTGCCGGCCGCGACGCGGTCATCGGGATGGCGGTCATCGCGGTAGGGCTGGCCGTCATCGTCAGCGTCGACTTCCCCGGGATCGCCGAGACGACCGCCGGGATCGCCATCGTGCTGTTGGCCGCCGCCCTCGGGGCGTCCATGCGCTACCGCAGCATCGCCCGCGAACAGTTGATCGTGCAGGCCAAGCTGCAGGAACGCGAACAGCTGGCGCGGGAGTTGCACGACACTGTGGCCCACCACGTCTCCGCGATCGCGATCCAGGCGCAGGCCGGCCTGTTCCTGGCCCGGTCATCGTCACTGAGCGGAGCGACCGAGGCCCTCGAAACCATCAACCGCGAGGCTGCCCGGACGCTCGCGGAGATGCGCACCATGGTCAGCGCACTGCGCGACCACCGGCAGCGGCCGCCTCTGCTCCCCCGGCACCGGATCGCCGACATCGAGGCTCTCGCCGCCGACAGCACCGAGGCGCTGAGCATCGGCGTCGAGCTGCACGGTGACCTGACGAACCTCCCGCCGGCCGTAGAGGGCGCGCTCTACCGGGTAACGCAGGAATCGATCACCAACGCTCAGCGTCACGCCCAGCAGGCGACCCGGGTCCGGGTCGAGGTGACCGGCAGCACCACCGACGTCCAGCTGACAGTCAGCGACGACGGCGCCGGTATCGCGTCCGCCGCCGGTCCGTCCGGATTCGGTCTGGTCGGCATGACCGAACGGATCGCGCTCCTGGGCGGCACGCTCACCGCCGGCCCGCATCCGGATCGCGGCTGGACCGTCCGGGCCGTCCTTCCCCGCCGGGGCGCCGCGACATGA
- a CDS encoding DUF6326 family protein, which yields MNGIDTRVVLCGLWITTLFVFAYVDIFGFYRADVINGVLAGEVPGTGFTIDQTFLLLTTLYIVVAALMVAVSLLARARINRIANIVVSLFYVVTAGATLIGELGLLHRRDPDRDSDSAGHRPGRLGVAEEHIGESLPPAKGPSAATMITIMAGALIVRVLLNRRGDE from the coding sequence GTGAACGGGATCGACACCAGGGTCGTGCTCTGCGGCCTATGGATTACCACGCTGTTCGTGTTCGCCTACGTCGACATCTTCGGCTTCTACCGCGCTGATGTGATCAACGGAGTGCTCGCGGGTGAGGTGCCCGGCACCGGGTTCACCATCGACCAGACGTTTCTGCTGCTCACGACGCTGTACATCGTGGTCGCGGCGTTGATGGTCGCCGTCTCGCTGCTCGCCCGGGCGCGGATCAACCGGATCGCCAACATCGTCGTCAGCCTGTTCTACGTGGTAACCGCAGGGGCCACTCTCATCGGTGAGCTGGGTCTACTACATCGCCGGGACCCTGATCGAGATAGCGATTCTGCTGGTCATCGCCCGGGTCGCTTGGGTGTGGCCGAAGAGCACATAGGCGAGTCTCTGCCACCCGCGAAAGGTCCGTCCGCCGCCACCATGATCACAATCATGGCTGGGGCGCTAATCGTCCGAGTACTTCTTAACCGTCGCGGTGATGAATGA
- a CDS encoding PASTA domain-containing protein, with the protein MSVIKTAVAAAAAAATMFSMAACTPKTDDTPEAAGSPITASASAEASPTQKAPSQKSTTKKSPTKKASTPSAASKVKVPNGVGMDYQSAQDLWRAAGLHVAPATDATGAHRLPLIDANWVVLAQDLKAGKKVPSDSFITATVKKYSDD; encoded by the coding sequence ATGAGCGTTATCAAGACGGCCGTAGCGGCGGCTGCCGCAGCAGCCACCATGTTCTCCATGGCCGCATGCACCCCGAAGACGGACGACACCCCTGAGGCCGCAGGCAGTCCGATCACGGCGTCCGCTTCGGCGGAGGCGAGTCCGACCCAGAAGGCTCCGAGCCAGAAGTCCACGACGAAGAAGTCGCCGACCAAGAAGGCTTCGACGCCGTCGGCGGCATCGAAGGTCAAGGTTCCCAACGGTGTTGGAATGGATTATCAGTCAGCTCAGGACTTGTGGCGAGCGGCTGGGCTGCACGTTGCGCCCGCGACGGACGCCACCGGCGCGCATCGCCTCCCGCTCATAGATGCAAATTGGGTCGTCCTGGCGCAGGACCTCAAGGCCGGCAAGAAGGTTCCCTCGGATTCATTCATCACCGCGACGGTTAAGAAGTACTCGGACGATTAG
- a CDS encoding Ltp family lipoprotein, with protein sequence MPYAFCSIGARSFGYGCPWDVLSLRIPISRNGVPKIANPFEYPGRQTSEFRARGFAPELEVENQLKFGDALPIVAADGKHYFLLGSKESTVRKILVTVSTAFIALGLVGSPAAAQAATPHATAAVSYSAAKESVAQKNAARMAASYLKYSAFSRSGLIEQLKYEGFSTKLATYGVDAQHANWKKQAAKMAKSYLKYSAFSRQGLIDQLKYEGFTTAQATYGVNQAGL encoded by the coding sequence ATGCCGTACGCGTTCTGCTCCATCGGAGCTCGCTCCTTCGGGTACGGGTGCCCCTGGGACGTCCTCAGCCTGCGCATCCCCATCAGCCGGAATGGCGTGCCGAAGATTGCTAACCCGTTTGAATATCCAGGTCGGCAGACAAGCGAGTTCCGCGCGCGCGGATTTGCCCCGGAACTGGAGGTAGAGAATCAGCTAAAGTTTGGTGACGCCCTGCCGATAGTTGCAGCCGACGGAAAGCATTATTTCCTGCTCGGCTCGAAGGAGTCTACGGTGAGAAAGATTCTGGTCACTGTCTCAACGGCGTTTATCGCCCTGGGACTCGTCGGCAGCCCAGCGGCCGCACAGGCCGCCACCCCTCACGCTACCGCTGCCGTCTCCTACTCGGCGGCCAAGGAGTCGGTCGCGCAAAAGAACGCCGCCCGCATGGCCGCCTCCTATCTCAAGTATTCCGCGTTCTCCCGCTCGGGACTCATCGAACAACTGAAGTACGAGGGTTTCAGCACCAAGCTTGCTACTTACGGAGTAGACGCGCAGCACGCCAACTGGAAGAAGCAGGCCGCCAAGATGGCAAAGAGTTATCTGAAATACTCCGCGTTCTCCCGGCAGGGCCTCATCGACCAGCTGAAGTACGAAGGGTTCACCACCGCGCAGGCAACGTACGGCGTGAATCAAGCCGGCCTCTGA